A window of the Arachis duranensis cultivar V14167 chromosome 5, aradu.V14167.gnm2.J7QH, whole genome shotgun sequence genome harbors these coding sequences:
- the LOC107488950 gene encoding uncharacterized protein LOC107488950, with protein MPLYAKFLKELMTKKRSLKNNETVVLTEECSAIIQHKLPQKLKDLGSFKIPCIIGEITVEKALYDLGASINLMSLAMMKKMRIEEAKPTRMALQLADRSFKFLHRIIEDLLVKVGDFIFPADFIVLDMEEGAKTSIILGRPFFATAEAIIDVQKGELVLRLHEEKMIFNVFKAMSFPQASLGECMRLDSVDAVVQETLEEEELDELTEEEESASSEEAATAKVHVQGTLEGKDKRKEAPKLELKALSPTLKYAYLGENESYPVIINSAPSREQEEELLQVLQKHKDAIGWTLADLKGISSAICMYKILLKDDAKPSIQPQRRLNPLMKEVEFNIEIRDKKGVENKVADHLSRIPCEKGAHP; from the exons ATGCCGCTCTATGCTAAATTCTTGAAGGAGTTgatgaccaagaagagaagtttGAAGAACAATGAGACTGTGGtactcactgaagaatgcagtgccatcATCCAACACAAATTGCCCCAGAAATTAAAGGATCTTGGGAGCTTCAAAATCCCTTGTATCATAGGGGAAATCACAGTAGAGAAGGCTTTATATGAtctaggagctagcataaatctgATGTCCTTAGCAATGATGAAGAAAATGAGGATTGAGGAGGCCAAACCGACAAGAATGGCCTTGCAACTAGCAGATCGATCATTCAAGTTTCTTCACAGAATAATAGAAGACTTGTTGGTGAAGGTGGGAGACTTTATCTTTCCAGCAGACTTCATAGTATTGGACATGGAGGAAGGAGCTAAGACCTCTATCATcttgggaaggccattctttGCCACTGCCGaagccattattgatgtccaaaagggtgaacttgTCCTTAGACTACATGAGGAGAAAATGATATTCAATGTGTTCAAGGCCATGAGTTTCCCACAAGCCTCATTGGGAGAATGTATGAGGTTGGACTCAGTGGATGCTGTGGTGCAAGAgactcttgaagaagaagaacttgaTGAGTTAACAGAAGAAGAGGAATCAGCATCAAGCGAAGAGGCTGCAACAGCTAAAGTTCATGTGCAAGGCACACTAGAGGGGAaggataaaagaaaagaagcacccaaactTGAACTAAAGGCACTGTCGCCCACcctcaagtatgcatacttagGAGAGAATGAAAGCTATCCAGTGATTATAAATTCAGCCCCCAGCCGAGAACAAGAGGAAGAGTTGCTTCAAGTCTTACAAAAGCATaaggatgccattggatggacacTTGCTGACTTGAAGGGAATCAGTTCGGCCATATGCATGTATAAGATACTATTGAAAGATGATGCCAAACCTTCCATTCAACCCCAAAGGAGGCTGAATCCACTTATGAAGGAAGTG gaattcaatattgagattagagacaaaaagggtGTGGAGAACAAGGTAGCAGATCATCTATCCAGAATCCCTTGTGAGAAAGGTGCACACCCCTAG